The following nucleotide sequence is from Synergistes jonesii.
CGTTGAGACTTACCATAACTAGATATAGAGAAAACAGGCAAAAACAACACATCGGGCCGTGGAAGAGACAAATTTTCCGCAGCCTGATGTGTTTATATAAAAATATATTCACAATTTAATAAAATATTTTTTAATAATTATTGGTATTTTTTATAAAACAATAGGCGTAAAAATATACAAAGAATTGCTTTGTTCTTTTTACTGTCTGAAGAATTTTTAAAAGTCTAACCCCTTGACAACACTATGTTCACCATCTATCTTATATATAATTCCGATATTCGGTTTTTAATTCCGTTTTACGGAAAATTTTGTATTATTATTAGAACAAAAAAACAGTACGATAACGGCGGCAAAGAGCTAAGCAATTTGCTAAAAAGCATTTTTAAGGTATTACCAGACTATAGCGTTGCATGTATTGTACAAGAATTGAAACCTCTTGTTTGCTTTTGTACTACTTAATTATATGAGGAGGAACCGAAATGACAAGAAAGTATTCCATAGCTCACCTGACGTGGTTGCCGTGGACTCCAGCGGAGATGATCTATAATACGCATCTCATCGGTTATGATTATGTGAGTCTCCGCACCATCAGCCAGGAACTTCCCAGAGAGGTGAACCACGATATCTCCAACAACTGCGAACTTTTCAAGTTAACGGAGCAGGCGCTCAAAGACACAGGAATGAAGATCAACGATATCGAACTGGCCAAGATAGACGCGAATACGGCGGACATCAGGAAGTACGAGCCCCATCTCGAGGCTGCCGCAAAGCTCGGCGTAAAGAACGTGATAACGAATATCTGGACGCCCGACAAGGCGTTCTATACGGAAAGGTTCGCTGAACTCTGCGACCTCGCCGCTAAGTACGGCATCTGTGTAAATCTTGAATTCGTCACCTGGGCGGATGTCAAGGATCTAAAAAGCGCCAGAGAGCTTTTGGATACGGTGAATAAGGGCAACGCCTTTATCCTTCTCGACACGCTACACTTTTACCGGTCGCGTGTGACGCTGGAGGAGCTGAAGAGCACTCCGAAAAAGCTGTTCCGGACCGTCCATATCTGTGACGCCAGCAAAGAGATACCGACTGACAAAGAGAGCCTCGTCCATACGGGCAGGGCTGAACGGCTCTATCCAGGAGAGGGGATGATAGATATCGCGGGAATAGTTAAGAATCTCGACGACGACGTAATCCTGTGTGTAGAGATGCCGCATGTTGAGAGGGTGCGCCAGATCGGCGCCGTGGAGCACGCGCGTCGCACACTGGAATCGGCAAAAAAGTATTTCAAGGCTCACGGGATAGGGTAAAGAACGGTCTTTAACAGGAGGTGAAATAAAGATGATTCTTGAGGGTAAGAAAGCGATCATAAGCGGCGGAAACGCAGGAATCGGCAGGGCTATCACCCTAGCCTACGCAAAAGCTGGCGCGGACGTCGTCATATACGGCCGCAATGGAGAAAGAAACACAGCCGTCGCCGCCGAGGCTGAGGCTCTGGGAGTGAGGGCCTTTCCGATCCGCTGTGATGTATCAAAGCCAGGCGAGGTGGAAGCGGCAGTTAAAAGATCGGCGGAGCTGCTGGGTAGAATCGATATTCTGGCAAATGTCGCAGGGGTCTCGCCCAAAAAGCCTGGCGGTTTTAAAATCCCCTTTTACGAATTGGAGATAGATACCTGGCGCGAAGTCATGGAGGTAAACCTCAACTCCGTTTTCTATGTGTCGCGCCTCGTAAGCCGTTATATGATCGAGCAGAGGTATGGCAAAATAATAAATATGTCCTCGATAGTAGGACTTACCGGCAGCGAACACGGCCCTGCAGCAGCCTGCTACTCAGCCTCGAAAGCAGGAATAATATCGCTGACCCGTTCGATGGCCTACGAGCTTGCGGAATATAACATAACGGTCAACGCCGCTGCCCCCGGGCGGATCACAACAGCGATGTCGGGAGCGAACAACGAATACTACAACAAACGAAACCTGAACGACATCCCCGCAAAACGTTTCGGCACGCCTGAGGAGGTGGCGGATTTCTTCGTCTTCTACGCGTCGGACAAATCCTCGTACATAACGGGCGAGACGACTCTTATTACAGGGGGATGGCTTATCCGTTAGCTTGAATAGTAAATCCTTTTGGCGCTTCGCTATCCTTTTCTTTACTAATCTGAAAAACAGGAGGGTACATAATATGAAACATGGGAAAATGTTCTATCTTTCAATGATATTGGCGACGGCGGCGACGGTCCTGGCCTCTTTCTCAACGGCGACGGCCAATCCCACGAAATACATGAAGCTCAAGCCGATGACGCTGCTTTATCCACACACCTCACCCAAGACCGAAGCGAATGCGCTGATGGCTGACCTTATCAAAAAATACGCGGAAGCTGAGACCGGCGGGAAGCTGACAATCGAGGTGATGCCGGCTGCTCAGCTCGGCACAGCGCAGGAAACGGCGCAGCAGCTCCAGGACGGTAGCGTCAATATCAGCTCGGAGCAGGTCTACTCTATGGTAGACTTTATACCCGAAGTCTCGGCCTTCGACATGCTCTTCATGTTCTCCACCTATGATAAGGATACGATCGACAAGACGTTGAACTCAGGCCCCATGAACAAGTTCCTTCAGGAGAAGTACAATAGGGCCGGTTTTCAGCTCCTTGGCTACATGCAGGGAGCGACCTTCCGTGAGACGACGTCGAACAGAAAGCTCAATAGCCCAGCGGACTTCAAAGGCATGAAGATCAGAACCCTGCCATCCAACAACTTCGTCGTTGGCTGGAAGGCGATGGGGACGGCCCCCACGCCGATTACGATAGGAGAGCTATATCTTGCGCTTCAGCAGAAGCTCGTCGAGGCACAAGAGAACCCTTATGACATCGTCCTATCTAATAACTTCAATGAAGTACAGAAGTACCTCTGTGCAACGCACCACAACCTCTATATCATGCACATAGTGATGAACAAGAAATTCTATGACTCGATGCCGAAGGAGTATCGCGAAGCTCTGGAGCTTGCCGTGAAAAAGGCGAGGACGGAGATCGGTGATTCAATGCCGCGGCTGGCCGAGAAATCAAAGGTGGAGCTTCTTAAACGTGGCATGACACTGATCGAATATGACAACAAGGATTTCGAACAGTTCCACTCCTCCGTCAAGCCGCAGTGGGACAGCATCCGCAAGATCGCCGGGAATCAGGTTGTCGACATGATGGTCAAGGAACTTAACGCTAATTCAAAGAAAAAGTAGCTTTACCGGGCAAACTACGGAAGCCCATCGCACCAGCTTAAAGGGCCGCGGAAAATAAGGGAAAAACCTCTTCCGCGCCCTCTCTTTTAAAGAAACCAAGAGGTGACAGTTATCTATGAAAGCTATTCGCTGGCTTGATAAACATTTCGAGGAGAGCGTCCTCATCCTACTCATGATCGGCATCTCATGTACAATGTTTTTGCAGGTCGTAATGCGCTATTTCTTTAACATGCCGCTTACGTGGCCGGAGGAATTGAGTCGTTATATGTGGATATGGACTACTTTTTTCAGCATGAGCTACACGATTTACATGAGAAACATGCTCCGGGTCGACCTCCTCGCAGAGTTTCTTCCGGAAAGGATCAGACAAATACTTGAAATAAGCATCCAGTTCCTCAGCCTAGGTATCTACTCTACCTTCGCCTACTATTCGGTGATAGTCTACCGCTCGCTTGTGACCAGCGGCCGTGTTTCTCCCGCGCTCAGGATACCAATGTACATGGTTTACAGTGCGCTCTGCGTCGGCTTCTTCCTAAGCGTCGTGCGCACACTCCAGCTCATTGTCGAGCTTGTTATGGCGATGCGCGGTAGGAAGAGCCATCATCTTAAGATGATGGAAGAGATGCAGGAAACGATGAAAAAGGAGGGCATATAAGTCATGGCGGGCATAGTATTCTTTATCTTTCTGCTCTTCCTTGTGATGAGTGTACCGATCGCCATCTCGATGATCGTCAGCACACTTGTGCCGCTGATCGCGGGAGCACCGGGAGCGAGCAGCATCCAGACACTAATTCAGAACACCTTTAGCGGGGCGGACTCAACGCCAATCATCGCAATCCCGCTCTTCATTCTCGGCGGCGTCCTCATGGCAGAAGGCGGCATCTCAGAGAAGCTCTTCAATGTCTTCGCCTACTTTGTCGGCAAAAGGCGGGCCGGCATGCCGATTGCGGTCATCATGACCTGCCTGTTCTACGGCGCGATCTCCGGCTCCGGCCCAGCGACGACGGCCGCCGTCGGCGGCATGACAATTCCGCTACTAGTCTCGCTTGGCTACGACAAACGCTTCTGCGCGGCAATGGTGGCTGTTTCCGGGGGCCTTGGCGTCATAATCCCGCCTTCCATCCCCTTCGTACTCTATTCACTTGCGACAGGCGTATCCACAGGCGCGCTCTTCCTCGCCGGAGTCCTGCCAGGATTGTTCATCGGAATCTGCCTCATGATCTATTCCATCGTCTATTGTATGATCCACGGTGAAGATAAAGAGAAAATCATGGCTAACTACGACAAGCTCCACGAAAAGGGCTTCTGTCTTCTTTTCAGGGAAAGTTTCTGGGCCTTTCTCTCGCCGGTGATTATCCTTGGAGGAATCTATTCCGGGGTCGTCACGCCAACGGAAGCCGCCTGTATTTCGATATTCTACGCGCTCTTTATCGCTCTCTTCGTCTACCAGTCGATAAAGTTCAAAGAACTCTGGGGGTACTTCGGCAATGCGGTAAGGACGTACGCGCCGCTCTGCTTCCTGCTGGCCTTCGCCACGGCCTTTGGGCGCATGTTAGCCCTTATCAAGGCCCCAGCGATGTTCTCTAATTTTATCCTCACATATTTCACGGCGCAGTGGCAGGTTTTGCTGGTGATAGTCATCATCTTCTACTTTCTCGGCATGGTTATGGACACCGGCCCGGCAATACTGATAATGGCACCGATTCTTCTGCCGCTCGTACGTGAAGTTGGAGTGCATCCAGTCCATTTCGGCGTCATCATGGTCACGAATCTAGCGATAGGGCTATCAACACCTCCCTTCGGCCTCGACCTCTTCGTCGCGAGCAGCCTGATAAAAGACAAGCCCATCGCGGTTTCGAAACCGGCGATCCCCTTTATCATAGCCTTCACCGTCGCTCTATTGGTCATCGTTTATACGCCGAAAATCAGCCTTGCGCTGCTTGGCATGTAGACACGTAGAATAGAAAACTCTTCGTCTGTCTAAGGAGATGTATTGTCTATGAGAGTAAAAGATAAGATCGCGATGTTCATCGGCGGCAGCTCCGACATCGCTACGGCCACAGCTGTAAAATTCATCGAAGAGGGCGCCACCATCATCCTCGTCGATTATGACAAAAAGGTTTTTGAGAGGATGAAAGATGCCTACGCGGGCAAAGAGGATAAGGTGCGCGAATATGTGGCCGACGCCCGCAAATATGAGGAGATAGAGGCCGCCGTAGAGGCGACTCTGAAAGAATTTGGACGCATAGACATCCTGGTAAATTGCGCCGGCATCCTGATACACAAGCCGATAGACGTTTTGACGATACAGGAATGGCAGGACGTGATAGACATCAACCTTACGGGGATATTCAATGCCTGCAAGGCTGTGACTCCCGGGATGAAAGAGAGAAAGTATGGACGTATCGTCAACATCTCCTCCATTGGCGGCCGCACCGGTCGCCCCGGAGTCGGCGTGAACTATGCCGCGGCAAAGGCGGGGATCGTCGGCCTGACTCAGACACTCGCAAAAGAGCTTGCCCCATGGACGATAACCGCCAACGTAATAGCGCCAGGACCACTCAAGGGGCGCATGTTCTTCGGAATGGAGCAGCATCTAATCGACGAGCTAATAAGTAACATCCCACTCGGCCGCGTCGGCGAGATGGACGAAATCGCCTACGCCATCCTCTATCTTGCCAGCGACGAAGCTGGGTGGACGACGGGCGAGGTGCTTGACGTCAACGGCGGGGCCTATATTTAGATAGTTGCCAAAGCGTTTTTAACACAATAGGAATCCATACGGGAGCCCGAATCGGCATCGGCGGGTTCCCCTTTATATTTGGAGTATATCTATGGAGACGCTAATAAGGGGTTTTACTCTGATACTTCCGCTGGCCTTTCTTCTGACGGCAGGAAACTTACTCTTCAAAAGGGGCTTCATCATGCCGGACGATATCGCAACGCTATCCAAGTTTCTTTTTTAGATAATTTCACCCTCGCTTTTGTTTCGCAACGCCTTTCAAATAAATGAAAACATGCGAACACAAGCCTCCCTTTTCTGGGCAATCGTCTGCTCGGCGCTTCTGGCGATGTTGGCCTCATATGCCACGGAGCGCTTTCTCTTCCGCATAAGAGACAGGCGCAGGGTAGCCCTCAGCACCGCGGCAGCGATGCGTCCCAATACCATCTACGTAGGGCTGCCAACCGTCCAGACCGTAATCGGAAACCAGGCGATCGGGCTGCTCGCGCTCTATATCGCCGTCGCGATGCCGCTCTATAATCTTCTCTCCCCGCTCTCCAGCGAGTTGATAATGGTGCACCGCAGCGACATGCGGAGCTTTTTGAAAAATGCCGTAAAAAGCATTCTTAAGAATCCCATGGTGATGGCGCCACTCTGCGGCATCCTCCTAGTGTCGCTGGGGATAAAAGCGCTGCCCCTGATGCTGGACAGATCACTGCAAATGGTGGGAAACGCAGCGACCGGCATGGCTCTTCTCACTTTGGGAGCGTCGATAGAGGTCAGCCGCGTGAAAAAGGCCTTTGCCTACTGCTGGCGCGAAGTGCTCATGCGGCTCTTCATCCATCCTGCTATACTCTATTGCTGTCTGAATACCGTTGGCATCGACGCCGCGCTGAAAAACGTCGCCGTACTCGTCACCGCGACGCCAACTGCGGTGACCCTCTTCGTCATGGCAAAAGGCACCGGCCTTGACGACGGACGTGCCGCGGAAATAATCGTTCTGACAACACTGCTCTCCGCCGTGACGATTCCGATGTGGATAGTGTTTTTGGGGATATGATATTTACGTAGAAAGTCCATATATCGGCACACGAAGTGGATAACCGTCCCAATGACGCTCACCCGTTGCTTAGAGCGCGTTCACACTAATAGACAATATTCCAATGATATGCGATGATGTGCATATGGAAATCACTCAAGAACAATATGATCGTATCGAAAAATACTTGCCCCGTCAGCGCGGGAATGTGAGTATGAGTAATCTCCAACTGATCAATGCGATACTGTATGTCACGGAAAACGGCTGCAAGTGGAGGGCATTGCCGAAATCCTATGGAAACTGGCATACGATTTATGTACGCATGAACAGGTGGAGCAAAAATGGCGTCTTACAGCGCGTGTTTGAAGCGTTGCAAGTGGAGAACATTATTCGCATAAGGGTCGAGGCGGTCTGCCTGGACAGCACATCGGTAAAGGTTCATCCCGACGGAACAGGAGCTTTAAAAAAAGAGGAAAACAGTCCATTGGAAGATCGAGAGGCGGGCTCACAACGAAGATTCATATGGTCACCGCAACTGACAGATCGGCTGTCGGCTTCGTGCTATCCGGAGGAGAAGCCCATGACTCGTCGGAAGGCACAGCTCTGCTTGACAAGATCATAAGAGTCCCAGAGCAAAAATACATCCTGATGGACAAAGCTTATGAGGGAGAGAATATGCGGAGCAAAGCGATGGAGAAGGGATATTCTCCGGTTGTTCCTCCAAAATCGAACCGCAAAGATCCATGGGAGTATGATAGGGAGAGATATAAGCAACGCAATGAGATAGAGCGATATTCCCTGCGTCTTAAGCGGTTTCGGAAAATATTTACCCGTTACGATAAGCTTGACGTGCTGTTCTGTGGGTTCATCTACTTTGCTATGATCGTAGATGCATTTTAGCGTGAACAGACTCTGGTGCAAGAAAAACGAAAATTCCCTGCCGCACCTACAAATGGCATGAGAAAGAACCTTGACTTTTTAAATTATGTAGCTACAATATAGACACATAAAAGGAGGTGCGGATCATGGGCACAGTATGTGACAATGTAGTTCGTTTCCGGATCGACTCGGAAACAAAAGCAAAAGCCGCCGAAGCTTTGGATTGTATGGGGCTCACTATATCCGACGCCATGCGGATAACGCTGCGCAGGATAGGCGAAGAAGGCCGGCTGCCTTTTGATGTGGAAATCCCGAACGCCCGCACCAGCCGGGCAATACATGACATGCGCGAAGGGCGGACAACCCGCTTTGAGACCGTCGAAGACGCTCTGAAAGACTTGAACCTCTGATATGCTGGCCATCGAGGTCACAGCCCAGTTCAGGCGGGACAGGAAACGTATGGAAAAGCGTGGCTGCGATATGACGAAACTTCGGGGCGCCATTCTTCTGCTTGCGTCAGAAGCGGAAATACCGTCGAGATTGAAAGACCACGCGCTGAAGGGCAACTGGGAAGGATGCCGTGATCTTCATATCGAAGCGGACTGGCTTCTGATATACGAAATCAAAGATAGCACGCTGGGGCTTGCCCGTACCGGCACGCACGCAGATCTGTTCGGGGGATAAAATTTTATTCCCTCCCTCCG
It contains:
- a CDS encoding sugar phosphate isomerase/epimerase family protein; the encoded protein is MTRKYSIAHLTWLPWTPAEMIYNTHLIGYDYVSLRTISQELPREVNHDISNNCELFKLTEQALKDTGMKINDIELAKIDANTADIRKYEPHLEAAAKLGVKNVITNIWTPDKAFYTERFAELCDLAAKYGICVNLEFVTWADVKDLKSARELLDTVNKGNAFILLDTLHFYRSRVTLEELKSTPKKLFRTVHICDASKEIPTDKESLVHTGRAERLYPGEGMIDIAGIVKNLDDDVILCVEMPHVERVRQIGAVEHARRTLESAKKYFKAHGIG
- a CDS encoding SDR family NAD(P)-dependent oxidoreductase, yielding MILEGKKAIISGGNAGIGRAITLAYAKAGADVVIYGRNGERNTAVAAEAEALGVRAFPIRCDVSKPGEVEAAVKRSAELLGRIDILANVAGVSPKKPGGFKIPFYELEIDTWREVMEVNLNSVFYVSRLVSRYMIEQRYGKIINMSSIVGLTGSEHGPAAACYSASKAGIISLTRSMAYELAEYNITVNAAAPGRITTAMSGANNEYYNKRNLNDIPAKRFGTPEEVADFFVFYASDKSSYITGETTLITGGWLIR
- a CDS encoding TRAP transporter substrate-binding protein, coding for MKHGKMFYLSMILATAATVLASFSTATANPTKYMKLKPMTLLYPHTSPKTEANALMADLIKKYAEAETGGKLTIEVMPAAQLGTAQETAQQLQDGSVNISSEQVYSMVDFIPEVSAFDMLFMFSTYDKDTIDKTLNSGPMNKFLQEKYNRAGFQLLGYMQGATFRETTSNRKLNSPADFKGMKIRTLPSNNFVVGWKAMGTAPTPITIGELYLALQQKLVEAQENPYDIVLSNNFNEVQKYLCATHHNLYIMHIVMNKKFYDSMPKEYREALELAVKKARTEIGDSMPRLAEKSKVELLKRGMTLIEYDNKDFEQFHSSVKPQWDSIRKIAGNQVVDMMVKELNANSKKK
- a CDS encoding TRAP transporter small permease, whose translation is MFLQVVMRYFFNMPLTWPEELSRYMWIWTTFFSMSYTIYMRNMLRVDLLAEFLPERIRQILEISIQFLSLGIYSTFAYYSVIVYRSLVTSGRVSPALRIPMYMVYSALCVGFFLSVVRTLQLIVELVMAMRGRKSHHLKMMEEMQETMKKEGI
- a CDS encoding TRAP transporter large permease translates to MAGIVFFIFLLFLVMSVPIAISMIVSTLVPLIAGAPGASSIQTLIQNTFSGADSTPIIAIPLFILGGVLMAEGGISEKLFNVFAYFVGKRRAGMPIAVIMTCLFYGAISGSGPATTAAVGGMTIPLLVSLGYDKRFCAAMVAVSGGLGVIIPPSIPFVLYSLATGVSTGALFLAGVLPGLFIGICLMIYSIVYCMIHGEDKEKIMANYDKLHEKGFCLLFRESFWAFLSPVIILGGIYSGVVTPTEAACISIFYALFIALFVYQSIKFKELWGYFGNAVRTYAPLCFLLAFATAFGRMLALIKAPAMFSNFILTYFTAQWQVLLVIVIIFYFLGMVMDTGPAILIMAPILLPLVREVGVHPVHFGVIMVTNLAIGLSTPPFGLDLFVASSLIKDKPIAVSKPAIPFIIAFTVALLVIVYTPKISLALLGM
- a CDS encoding SDR family NAD(P)-dependent oxidoreductase, which produces MRVKDKIAMFIGGSSDIATATAVKFIEEGATIILVDYDKKVFERMKDAYAGKEDKVREYVADARKYEEIEAAVEATLKEFGRIDILVNCAGILIHKPIDVLTIQEWQDVIDINLTGIFNACKAVTPGMKERKYGRIVNISSIGGRTGRPGVGVNYAAAKAGIVGLTQTLAKELAPWTITANVIAPGPLKGRMFFGMEQHLIDELISNIPLGRVGEMDEIAYAILYLASDEAGWTTGEVLDVNGGAYI
- a CDS encoding AEC family transporter, with product MFRNAFQINENMRTQASLFWAIVCSALLAMLASYATERFLFRIRDRRRVALSTAAAMRPNTIYVGLPTVQTVIGNQAIGLLALYIAVAMPLYNLLSPLSSELIMVHRSDMRSFLKNAVKSILKNPMVMAPLCGILLVSLGIKALPLMLDRSLQMVGNAATGMALLTLGASIEVSRVKKAFAYCWREVLMRLFIHPAILYCCLNTVGIDAALKNVAVLVTATPTAVTLFVMAKGTGLDDGRAAEIIVLTTLLSAVTIPMWIVFLGI
- a CDS encoding IS5 family transposase (programmed frameshift), yielding MEITQEQYDRIEKYLPRQRGNVSMSNLQLINAILYVTENGCKWRALPKSYGNWHTIYVRMNRWSKNGVLQRVFEALQVENIIRIRVEAVCLDSTSVKVHPDGTGALKKGGKQSIGRSRGGLTTKIHMVTATDRSAVGFVLSGGEAHDSSEGTALLDKIIRVPEQKYILMDKAYEGENMRSKAMEKGYSPVVPPKSNRKDPWEYDRERYKQRNEIERYSLRLKRFRKIFTRYDKLDVLFCGFIYFAMIVDAF
- a CDS encoding type II toxin-antitoxin system RelB/DinJ family antitoxin, which codes for MGTVCDNVVRFRIDSETKAKAAEALDCMGLTISDAMRITLRRIGEEGRLPFDVEIPNARTSRAIHDMREGRTTRFETVEDALKDLNL
- a CDS encoding type II toxin-antitoxin system RelE/ParE family toxin, yielding MLAIEVTAQFRRDRKRMEKRGCDMTKLRGAILLLASEAEIPSRLKDHALKGNWEGCRDLHIEADWLLIYEIKDSTLGLARTGTHADLFGG